The window CGCAGTGATGAAATCATAGTCGGTGTTAGTCCGTACAGGACCCACATCATTATGTTACTATGGCTAGACGGTCAGTCAAATGCATGCAAGAAGAAGCTGTGGGACTTTTGTAACTCTTACTGTGTTAATCACAGCATGTTTTGTTGTATAATCATGATTGTGAAGGGGGAAGTATAATTGCAGACGGTGTGCCCTGCAGGTAGAGCCTCTGGGAGGCAGCAGGGAGAGGTCAGGATGGCAGGTGTTGGGGCAAGTGCCCCGGCTAACCCTGCGTGTAAGATCATGACCTTCAGACCTACCATGGAGGAGTTTAAGGACTTTAACCAGTACCTGGTTTACATGGAGTCTCAGGGAGCTCATCGTGCTGGACTGGCCAAGGTTGGTATGTTTATGCATGTGATGGACAGTAAAATGTGTAttgtacatataataataataacaacagtccaaaatataaaatctaaatgcACAATATAGGTCCATTGTATGTTAGTTTTACTTTCAATCAGTGAGGACAGCACAAAAGAGTGAtgggctttttatttttaattattattattatttatttatatttaaaaaaagatcacaactcaattataaaatatatataaaatataataataattgtagtaaTAGTAAGATAGTAATCAAATAATATTGTGTAATCCTTTAATATTTTAGTAACTTTAATAGAAATAATAGAaggtaatatataaaatataatataccatgatcatttttattttgttattgtcttaatatatatatgtgtgtatatatatatatatatatatatatatatatatatatatatatatatatatatatatatatatatatatatatatatatatatatatatatatatatatatatatataatatacacacacacacacacacagtgtatatacacacactctctcttggACCAAAAACAGTGGCTTCATATTTCTTAAATCTTCATTACTTCCACAGATTATTCCACCCAAGGGCTGGAAGCCACGTCGCAATTACGATGATATTGATGATTTGGTCATTCAAGCACCTATTCAGCAGATGGTGGCTGGCCAATCAGGACTCTTCACCCAGTACAACATCCAGAAGAAACCGCTCACTGTGCAAGAATTCCGCAGACTGGCCAACAGTGACATGTAAGTGACAACTGTTATTCTACTCTAACTACATTTAAACGAAGTATGTGcatgcagtaatattctgtggattGCATTCACATTCTTTCCATTTCTTTATACCGTATTCAGCCATAACCTACAGTCTAGGTTATTCTTCCATATTTCCAAAAAAGCAAAGCAGTGCATAAACGATAGCAGATGTGTTTACTAAAtagaaatcaataaataaataaacactccaTATATTAAACTCTAatctaaactaaaatatttttggaaAGTATTATTGGAATATGTATgtttaaaatacagtttcataTAATGCCATGCAGTTTACAAACACCTCTGGTTTGGTTCCTTTATGCATTGATATATGCTGGACTTCTATTGCACTCAGTAATAAGATTCCTTTAAATGATGGATTGACCTATATTCGTTAAGGCCATCTGGAGATGTGTGATTTACCTACTCAGGTACTGCACACCTCGCTACCTGAACTATGAAGACCTGGAGAGGAAGTACTGGAAGAATCTGACATTCGTCTCGCCCATCTATGGTGCTGATGTGAGCGGCACACTCTATGATGAGGTGAGGATGCAGGTGGACCACAGCCCTTGTGCTCTGAATGTCCAGCACAACATTTCTCAAATGGAATGTGAATGCCATGTGTGTTAAGGATGAATGAATATGGTCATAAATTACCAtaattatgataaaaataaaaacacaaaaaatattcaTTAATCATTTGGGAAATGTATAAGAATCGAAAACATCTTGGTAGTGCCATGGTACTTTCTTTATTGTGCTGTGAAGTGGTAAGCAGGTGATAGTTGAGCTAATGTTTGCTGCTCTTATCTCAGGACATTAAGGAGTGGAACATCGGGCACCTGAACTCAATCTTGGATGTGATTGAAGAGGATTGTGGAGTGTCCATTCAGGGTGTAAACACACCCTATCTGTACTTTGGAATGTGGAAAACCAGCTTCTCCTGGCACACGGAGGACATGGACCTCTACAGCATCAACTACCTGCACTTTGGGGAGCCCAAATCCTGGTAGGACTCACTGTGGTTTTCTGTGTTTCTTGAGAAAGCATGGATCTATTTGAACTTCTTTCTTCATCTACCTCAGAGGACCTGAAAttctgccatttaaaaaaaataaataaatgccattttcACAGGTATGCCATCCCTCCAGAGCATGGGAAGAGATTGGAACGTCTTGCCATaggtaatttctttttttaatgtaaaactaaAAGAGTGTGCCATTTATTCAAATCTAATAtgaaataaatctcttcatacatatatatatatatatatatatatatatatatatatatatatatatatatatatatatatatatatatatatatatatgaagagtttagatgcaaaagcctctaagtatCATCTAAAATTATtatctaaaattagcatttttatcaggctacTTTGTTTAAATTCAGTGAATTTACTTTAATTGTCATTTTCTAAGCaatgaaagtgaaataactgaacataaatataggagcctgataaagaAAAAGCTAATTTTAGAAGAAGATTTCAGACTGCACTAAGAGGCTTTTGCAACTGATCTCCTCATTTTTTGCATACTTTCTAAAGATAGATATACTTGCATACAGTAAAATGTCCAGGTTTTGACTTTGTTTTCTTATTGTTTTCATACTTCCTGAAAGTAACAACTCAAAATTAGTTTGACCAAAAGTGCGCAGGAATTGTATATGATCAACCAATCATGCTGTGCAAGAAGGTGGTGGCTACAGAAAACGGTCAAAGCAATTCAAATAAGCACGCATATAATGTATGAGAACGGTAGAGAGCACATCAATAGCAAAACAAGTCATAAACCTagacattttaggcaatttagataTCCTGGACAGGACATGTCCACAAAAAAAGGTGTATGGATGTATCTAGATAACCTAGATATAACAATTCACTTTGTGTTGTGCTGGGCGTGATACATGTGTCTTTGTCTTTAGGTTTCTTTCCTAACAGTTTTAAAAGCTGTGAGGCGTTCCTGAGACACAAGATGACACTGATATCCCCCTCTGTACTAAAGAAATACAGCATACCATTTGATAAGGCAATCCACAgtcttttaaaactattttagtttTAAGAATAATGTTGTGGTGTCTCATTTCGCCAAGTATGTGTTCACAATACACTGATATATTATTATAGATAACACAGGAAGCGGGGGAGTTTATGATCACGTTTCCCTATGGTTACCACGCTGGCTTCAACCACGGCTTCAACTGTGCTGAATCCACCAATTTCGCTAGTATCCGGTGGATCAATTATGGAAAAGTTGCTACGCAGGTACTAAGAAGCACTTAATAACAGCTGTTGCTGATGGAAATCCGGCACCTTCATGTTACCTTCGTCTGCAACTGGTGAACATTGGatgctcttttattttattttattgttttgtgtaaAAACCTGTCCTCTTGCAGTGTACATGCAGTAAGGACATGGTGAAGATCTCCATGGATCCATTTGTTAGACGATTCCAGCCAGATCGCTATCAGGCTTGGACACAAGGCAAAGACTCATGTCCATTGGATCACAGCTTGGCCACACCTAGCACCACACCGGAGCTGCAGAGCTGGCTTCAGAGGCGTCGCAGGAAAGCACCTTCCACCTCAAGGTATAAGCAGGGTTTCAACAAGGTAAACCTTCTATAGTCAGCTTCCTTTTTCAGGTCAACTGCTTTCAGAACAATAGTTTGAAGAGGCATTGGCTGAGCAATTTGGGTTATAAGTCTGCTTCCACTCTTCCCTCTGCTTTAGTATACGgtagttattgttaactaaaatattataattcatttttgttcattaaaagaaagttgaaattaaataaaaaagaaataacatgaacttaaaatgtaaaaaaatatataatgttgtaGTATTTAAGTATGAGTTTGAGTACTTGAGCACACTATTTAaagtactttacaaaaaaatgatCAGACCTTAACATTTGATACTGTAGGTAGAAACAATTTCTTTGCAGAGGTCAATCAGTATAGATattgtttgaaacaaaaatgctgtTTGCTAGCAGGTTCAGTTCACAGTCTCGGATAGTGGATGATTCATCTTTTTGTATCAACAGTCTCCATTATCCACATGCATGCTCCAAACGACTGAAGACTGTGGACTCTGCACCAGAGAAAGGGGGTGGACGCAGAAGTAGAGAAGCAGCTTTAACATCGAAAAGCGAGGATAATGAAGACTCAATAAAACACCAGAATCAATCACAGTACTCAGGTGAATTAAAAGGCTGTCAATCACAATACATGTCCTCCTTTAACACATTCCCATGCTACTGCTGAGTCATTTGCAGTTGTTCTCTaattcagaaataaatgtaaatgcatttccatatttattttgtgttattaattttcaaatataatttgatgTGATCTGATAACACACTCAAATTTAGTACAGTTCTAGTCCTAGTTCATCACAACATAGCATTTTTTGTCAAATCCAAATGAAAACGTGTGGTCTATGGTATAATGTTTTGACTGGCCCGTCAGAaaaattccaaaataaataaaatacattatctgaataaatgaaaattaaatgcacacTAATGTTGGGATCAGTATGTTTTAAATTCTTTATTTAGCAGTGtctaaatagtttaataaatagattaaatgcagaaaataatagaaacatttcaaataaatagatGCAATTGTCCGGTAacattttgcatttctttttacatttcatgcattattaaaataacacgTTTTTTAACATAAGTTAATGCActatgaactaacatgaacaaacaatgaatgtacgactgtatttttattaactcgcgttaacaaagattaataaagagTGTATTAAATGTAGTTCATTGTTGGTTCATGTTAATTAACGAATGAcaccttaatgtaaagtgtttccaatttatcaaaagtgacatgtTTAATTTGacaagatttatatttcaaatacatgctgctcttttaacttttatattcaacagagaatcctgaaaaatggaTCAACAAAATATTAATCCACTGattccacacaaatattaagcagcagctcaaatgttttcaactgacaataacaagaaatgttttgaCATTTCAGAATGATTTAAGGCTGttaataattcagctttgccatcactggaatgAATATCATTGAAAAGTATATTAAATAGGGAAACCGTTATAAAAAAGATTACTGTTTTGTATACTTGTTAAACACAATCATTGAAATCCCCAAACTTTGGAGTTCAGCTATAACTACATGTCTGTTTATGTCTcggttttattgttttgtctttttttagggCTCACTGGTCCATGCCGACAAATGTGTGTTGTGAAAGTAACAAGAGTGGAGAATGACTTGCTGGCCCACTCCACCAGACAAGTCAAAGATGATTCCCCTCTACTCATCCCCACATCCAGGCAGAGTGATCTCGATCTAGGTCATACAAGCTCCCAGACATCTTTAATTTTCAATGAAGGTCGAGTATCCACAAACTCAAACTCCACTGCACACCCTGGACCTGAATTAACCTCAGACAGCAGCGTCACTGTAGATGTGACTCTGGACTCAGAAAGAACTGCTGAAAGTCCTTATCGAAGGACTAAACTAAACTGTGAACCTGTTTCAATAAAGAGTGCTCTTTCTATTCCTGTGACCCATTCAGCGAGACTTAATTCCACTGGTACTGCCATTTTATTTTCAGAAACTGATTCCCAACAATCTAAAATTGAAACTGAAGAGCAGGTTGCCGATCTCTTGACTGAGAACAGCATTGATTGCTGCACATCAGCACTTTACAAAGAGCAAAGCTCGATCCGTCTAGACTCTGCTCTTCAGGGTTTGGAAACCTCAGAAAACAGAACAAACGCTGAAATCCACAATGCTTCATTTAGTGAAATGCCTCTTCTAATGCCCGAGCTCATAGAAGAGAGAGTCAATCCTCAATCTCTCGCACCTGAAATGCCCTCGCTGACTCTCGCTGTCCGACCAGACACCACAAATCACAGACCTCACAGTCCCAACATTAATGCACCTGTTCTCTATCTGGAAAAATCACACTCTCCTCCTGTTACAACCGATGATGTGGGGACTTGTTCTGAAAGACATTTTCCCGATTGGCTCTTTGTTGCACTCCAAGAAGGTGCAAGCCAAACACAAAACTCAATCTCAGACACCTTTAGAGCAAAACCAGCATCTCCTTCCTTAGTTTCAAAATGGGGGCCACCAGAGGAATCCAAACAGGAAGGATATGAACACATCCCATCCGCAGACAGGAACACTCAAAATGAGTCCATTTCTAAAATCACTAGTCAGAGTATTTTACAATGTTCTACCGTAGCAGATGTGGATTCAATGGACACCTGTGACTCTGAAATGGCCAGTGGAGACAAACAAAGTTCTCTCAGTCTCCAAGAGCAGCTCACATGCTCCCAGGGCCCCTACATGGAGTCCAAACCCTTCACCATTTGGAAAAACCTCAGCTCCCAGAATCCTGCAGTGCTCATCGAGAGCTTGCAGCCTGAGCTGGTAGTTGGTCTTACCACAGGTGTGAGCAGTCTTACAGATTATGCCCATGACTCGCTGCCCTACACCATGTGGTCCGAATCAGGGTGCCAAAAAGAAAAGTTCCCTGATTCTCCAAACTCTTCACCATGCACTCAGACTTGGACCAACCTGGAGCCCATTCCTATGCAGTGCCATATTGGAGACATGGCTCCAAACGCACCTCCTGATCTGAAGGAGCAGTACCTGGAGTTGGAACCAGCTGAAGCTTGTGTGCTCCGTGAGCAGACAGACTCTCAGGAACCTCAGGAGGAAGAGTTTAAAGGTCAGGAGTATTATGAAGGTCCAAAGTCAGAGGACGATGGGTCTGTGAGCGACTCTGATTCGTGTGAATCAGGGAATAAAGGTGCTGACAGCAGCAGTGAATCCAGTGAGGAGAACGCCATGAGTGACCCTGAGTATGTGGAAACGAGTTTGGAGCCAGGGGAAGTCTGTACAGTGAGTTCTGGTGCTATACAATGAAAAGAAATGCGTCCTCTCCTCAACATAGTTCTTAGATTCTGACCTGACCAAACAGTGACTGTGGTGACAAGACATTTTGCTGATTGCCTGGTTTCAACTTTAATCATAACCTACAGGATGAACCTGCTCACAGTAAAATCTCAACGGTCAAAAGTTTTACCTGCATGTTTAATAAAAGATGTGCTCTGATTGTTAAACTAAAATTTGCATACAAATGAAAAGCACGGACACTAGTGgggtttttaatttaattattttttttttaagtaatttattttgtatatattttagattttaggtattttttatgtctattttattatttgttttgtatatatatgtgcTCTGATTGgattttgtttttgccgtgtCATTTTTATCTTTTAGATTATCTAAACTTAACCTAAACTCAATTTTGCATACAGATGAGAAGCACATACACTGGTGGggcttttaatttaatgttttttttaattcactattattttttatatatatttagagattgagatatttttatgtatgttttattatttgttttatatacagtatatatctttACTGTGAGTCTTTACTGtgactttaatgcatccttgctcaataaaaatgttcattaaaagtATCAAAACCTTACTGACCATAAACTTTCATATTAATTTACACTTGCTGTGAATCCAGTGAATTATGTCTGCACACATAAATCAGAACACTTACTCACTTAGTTGCTTTTTATACCTTAACACCTTGCAAACCGTGTCAAAGCATTGATAAATGTgcacatactatatgcacacatgCACAATAAAGGTAGcacagtattttatattttttggaaaGTGTCTCTCTCTCACTGAATGTCCTCTTtgcctctttctttttcttttttgttgttctcACAGTATCACATGCAAACTGTTAAGAAGATAGCCAAGAGTTGGCGTCACCCCCTCAGAAAACCCACTGCAAGAGCAGTGCCAAGTGCTGTGAAACAGCAGGCTGCCAGCGATGATGGTGATTGTTTAACCACTTTCAATTTTATCATGAGCGATAAACAATAGAAATTTGAACAATTGTTGTATTAGTACTTTTATTAATAACATactatgttttattatattccaAATATTTCCTGGCTCCTGAATATTTATCTTTACCACATGCTGTCATTAGACAAAATTGCACTAATATTACATTGTTGCATTCCGTCTAtagtatttttcattatttatccATGTATATGTGCAGACTGACATTTTTGCTCCACATCATGCACACGTATAATTTTAAGAAGCAGTGTGAAGTTACATAAttaattatactaaattaacatGTTAAACTGACAGCCTTGGAGTCGATATTTATTTGTATGTCTGTCTCAGAGACTTTAGAGGACTGTGCAACTAAAGAAGAGGAACCAGAAGCTGAGGAATGGGCAAAGCCTTTAGCACATCTGTGGCAACACAGAAAAGCTCATTTTCAATATGAACGAGAATACAACACAACTGCAGCTAAAACCTCTCCACACTGTGCTGTCTGCACCCTTTTCATGCCATACTATCAGGTAACTTTTGTATAGAGATGCTATGTATTGATTTGTGTATTTGTGCTTTGTGTCATACAGATATTTCAATCTCTTGTTTTTGCTCTCACAGCCTGATCATTTTGAGGAGAGAAGGCATGATGTCTTGATGAATGCTGCCACAGAGTCTCTGGGATCATCTTCACAGGAGGCGGGCTTGAGATCACAACCTCTGATTCCTGAAATTTGCTTTGCTTACCAGGAGGGTCCATGTCCCTTGAACACACTTCTAGAGGAGGATGGATCCAGTCCTCTTGTGGCCTGTAATAGTTGCTGTGTTCAAGTTCATGCCAGTACGTCCCTGAGAGCATTCAACAACAAACCTAACACATAAAAAAATTCCTAGATAggatttttatttaatctgttatTGTGATattgtgaattttcagcatcaatcacgtcagttttcagtgtcagatgatacttcagaaatcattctaatataatggtttggtgctaaagaaacattttattattataaatgttgaaaacttttTGTGGTGATCATttgttttaggattctttgatgaatagaaagtttaaaagaacagcatttatttaaaatagaaatgctCTGTAACTATGTAaaagtcttaactgtcacttttgatcagtgaaatatatgcttgctgaataaaggtaataatttattaaaaaaaaatatttaatgctagtgcataaaatttattaaatacataagtTTAATATCTGTACTTACTGTATAAAGTATTATTTTCATGTATGAAGAcccatttataataaacaataaaaatattaatcattcatttactttttttttttttttttaacttttttattattaaaaggatagttcacccaaaaatgtttgattaccagcaatcttcaaaatttCTTCTTTTCTGCTTGCTTAAGAatgcaactcatacaggtttggaacgacatgagggtgagtaaatgatgacatcattttcagatttgggtgaactatccctttaaggtaccATGCTATTGCTAAATTAATTGGCTTTTATATTGCCATTGTACTAAAGCAGGTCATTATAATATTATCTTAAAATTATCTTTTTCAACTCAATTTTAGACTCTTGTTAGATGTATAGTGtggaagaaaaacatttttattgtcatgCATTTCCCACTGCATTTTGTTCCAAAAGGGTGTGAAATTGGGCTTTTATTAGAATAAAATGATTGCAAATAATTTCATGCTTTTTCCACCTATTATAAAGCATTCTTTGGTATATGTGTTCAAGAAGTGGTGTACACATTTAATACTTATCTTAAGTaagcatacacacaaacacataacttgGCATAGTACAGAATGTAAGTTTGTTTTAATTGGTCCACAGGTTGCTACGGTGTTGCTACTCATGATGTCAGTCCAGTGTGGACATGCGACAGATGTGTGAGCGGAGACCTGGCAGCTGTATGTAATAATTCAGTCATTCTGTATCAGTATGATTTATGGTCTAATTACAATTTTGCttgccttttatatatatatatatacacacacacacacacacacacacacacacacatacacacacagtatatatgtgtgactttttgtttctgtttgtgtgtgtgtctgttctaTACTAGGGATGCTGTTTGTGTAACCTGAGGGGAGGTGCATTAAAAAGAACCTCAGATGACAGGTAATCTCCATTATTCAGATCCATTAAtactaatatagtattttattaaatacaaaacagagaagaagatTGAGTATGTTTTTTCACATTCTCtggtattttaaataataagcaAATAAGAGTTTGGTCAGGATCGTGTTCTTAGATGCTAGTGAATGCATCAAGCATCTCATTCATTATACATCCTATAGATGGGTCCATGTGATGTGTGCTGTGGGTCTCCCTGAGGTGAAGTTCATTGATGTGGTGAAGAGAGCTCCTATTGACATCAGTGCCATACCTGTACAGAGATATAAACTGGTGAGTTATAAACACATTTATAGACCATAGAAATTGCAAAACAAGTGTAAAAGTCTTAACAGCCCATCAAAGATGTTTTTTGATGGACCAGTgaagtactaaaactaaaatgaatgttTCCTACACTGCTGTTTCCTTGTTTAGACAAAGTATTGCCATTTTTGTTGTCATCTGtgcactctctgtctctctctctctctctctctgtagaagTGTATATATTGCCGTAACAGGATAAAGAAGCTGTCCGGAGCATGTATTCAGTGCTTGTGTGGTCGTTGCCCAACCTCTTTCCATGTCACTTGTGCACACGCAGCAGGAGTGCTCATGGAGCCTGATGATTGGCCGTATGTGGTTTTCATCACCTGTCACAGGCACCAGTCACGGAGCTCCAGTTCTGTGAGTATATTTTAATAGGTTGTGTTTAACCAGCACACTTAAAACAAGAACAGCATACCATAtacattgaatatatatatatatatatatatatatatatatatatatataattataatttttttttttaaaggatttatttttggcatttttgcttttattacaaTTGGACAGATCGGAACTGACAGGAAGTGAACTGGGAGAGAGATAGGGGGTGGGATCGGGAAAGGTCCTTGAGTCAGGATTAGAACTGGGATGCCTGTAGCGCAGCAGTGCTGGCTATTGGTGCCAActgaatagattttttaaataccCGTGTCATAAATTCACTTACTGACCTTGACATACACTACATTCATGGGATTCTTTAGGGTCCTGACTTTGATATCCATTTCTGTTTAATGGTGGTCTTGTCATGCATCATACTGACTTACATTATAGTTAGCCATATcattttaaaggtgccatagaatgtaAAACTGTATTGACCTTGGCATAGCTGAATAACAACAGTTCTATACATGGAAATGACATACTGTGAACCTCAAACACCATTGTTTTTTCTACGTCCCCCAACAATTGCATATACCCGCCCATGTTTTATTCCAGCCGAACCTGCACAGCCGTATCATCAAAAGTTCTGCAGGTACTGTGAAGAAACAAGCGAGGATAATATCGAAAATGGCAGATCATGGAAATAAATGTTATGCTCCAGGCTGTGCAGGGGATGTGATGTTCAGGGGTGGATTGGTGTCTGTATTCAGAAAGGCATGGAAAACAAATAACGTGCattctaataaaataatgcaagCCACTGAAGGGACATGGTTAGCTGCTTGCTAGCGGTAGCCTGTTGCATTACCTAACAGAGTAAGGAGAGATGCCTGAGGATGATGGCGAATGATTTACAGATCCTGAGCACCACTGACAAGCATCTGATCTTGTAAAATCAGATTATGTAAAATCATCAAGATGATcttgcaaccccccccccccccacatcaaCTCttatagctgacgactttgccatgtttttcattaataaaattaaaaacatcagtgcacaattttccacaccacaatctgtcaagcacattttaccagcAAATACACACTTGttctcatctttctcttcactctctgaggcaagaagtctcatcctttctaatcatcctactacaaccaaaggggcagctgtggcctaatggttaaagacttggactagttaccagaaggtcgccGGTTCGAGTCTtgagtgctggcaggagttgtaggtgggagggagtgaatgaacagtgctgaagtgcccttgaggcACTGAACCCCTAGTTGCTCCTCGCGCGCtagatatatagctgcccactgctccgggtgtgtgttcaaggtgtgttcacttctcactgctgtgtgtgtccacttggatgggttaaatgcagagcatcaattccgagtatgggttaccgtacttggcaaatgtcacgacatTCACTTGTCCGCTTTATCCTATTcaatctcatctccttcaagccatttctcctgcagttttaCCTGCACTCACTTACATCAACATATCCCTTCCACACTAGTGTTTTCATTTAGACAGGATCATATAATCCCACTACTTAAGGAACCCACCCTTAACCCATCTCGAGAACTACAGAcaagtttcccttcttcctttcattgcaaaaacacttcaaCAAGCTGTGTTCtaccaagtctctgcctttctcacacagaacaacctccttgacggCAACTagtctggtttcagaagtggacattaaaccgagactgccttgctcttagttgttgaagccctaagactggcaagagcggattCCAATACTTCTTCAGTACTTCAATACTTATgttgctggatctgtctgctgcttttgacaccgttaaacAACAGATCCCCGTGTCAACCCTattggcatctcaggaaccggactcaagtggtttgagtcttacctagcaggtaggtccttcaaagtatcttggagaggtgaggtgtccaagtcaactactggggtgcctcatggctcagttcttggaccatttctcttctctgtctacatggaaTCACTAGGTTCTgttattcagaaacatggcttttcttatcactgtaTTACAGATGacactcaactcaactcaacctCTCATTTCATCCTGATGATCAGAcgatagctgctcgcatctcagcttgtctaacaggaATTTCTttctggatgaaggaccatcaccttcaactcaacattgccaagacagaactgcttgtggttccagcaaacacatcatttcatcacaatttcaccatccagttaggcacatcaaccataactccttcaataacagccagaaacctttgagttatgattgatgatcagctgactttctcagaccacaatgctaaaactgtccgatcctgcagatttgctttattcaacatcaagaagatcaggccctttctttcgtaACATGCTTCActactccttgttcaagctcttgttctgtccaggctggactattgcaatgctctcgtCTCGGCATCCCAAAGAAGCCCAAaatcacttttacggac is drawn from Carassius gibelio isolate Cgi1373 ecotype wild population from Czech Republic chromosome B1, carGib1.2-hapl.c, whole genome shotgun sequence and contains these coding sequences:
- the kdm4c gene encoding lysine-specific demethylase 4C isoform X3, with the translated sequence MWKTSFSWHTEDMDLYSINYLHFGEPKSWYAIPPEHGKRLERLAIGFFPNSFKSCEAFLRHKMTLISPSVLKKYSIPFDKITQEAGEFMITFPYGYHAGFNHGFNCAESTNFASIRWINYGKVATQCTCSKDMVKISMDPFVRRFQPDRYQAWTQGKDSCPLDHSLATPSTTPELQSWLQRRRRKAPSTSSLHYPHACSKRLKTVDSAPEKGGGRRSREAALTSKSEDNEDSIKHQNQSQYSGLTGPCRQMCVVKVTRVENDLLAHSTRQVKDDSPLLIPTSRQSDLDLGHTSSQTSLIFNEGRVSTNSNSTAHPGPELTSDSSVTVDVTLDSERTAESPYRRTKLNCEPVSIKSALSIPVTHSARLNSTGTAILFSETDSQQSKIETEEQVADLLTENSIDCCTSALYKEQSSIRLDSALQGLETSENRTNAEIHNASFSEMPLLMPELIEERVNPQSLAPEMPSLTLAVRPDTTNHRPHSPNINAPVLYLEKSHSPPVTTDDVGTCSERHFPDWLFVALQEGASQTQNSISDTFRAKPASPSLVSKWGPPEESKQEGYEHIPSADRNTQNESISKITSQSILQCSTVADVDSMDTCDSEMASGDKQSSLSLQEQLTCSQGPYMESKPFTIWKNLSSQNPAVLIESLQPELVVGLTTGVSSLTDYAHDSLPYTMWSESGCQKEKFPDSPNSSPCTQTWTNLEPIPMQCHIGDMAPNAPPDLKEQYLELEPAEACVLREQTDSQEPQEEEFKGQEYYEGPKSEDDGSVSDSDSCESGNKGADSSSESSEENAMSDPEYVETSLEPGEVCTYHMQTVKKIAKSWRHPLRKPTARAVPSAVKQQAASDDETLEDCATKEEEPEAEEWAKPLAHLWQHRKAHFQYEREYNTTAAKTSPHCAVCTLFMPYYQPDHFEERRHDVLMNAATESLGSSSQEAGLRSQPLIPEICFAYQEGPCPLNTLLEEDGSSPLVACNSCCVQVHASCYGVATHDVSPVWTCDRCVSGDLAAGCCLCNLRGGALKRTSDDRWVHVMCAVGLPEVKFIDVVKRAPIDISAIPVQRYKLKCIYCRNRIKKLSGACIQCLCGRCPTSFHVTCAHAAGVLMEPDDWPYVVFITCHRHQSRSSSSKVKVSKSELELGQTVISKHKNLRYYSSCVTQVMAQTFYEVMFDDGSFSNDTFPEDIVSRDCAQLGPPEVGEAVQVKWPDGLFYGAKYLGSNTSYMYQVEFEDGSQVLAKREDIYTLDEDLPKNVKGRLSTASSMRFQDAFFTTQGERKRQRTPNSRFQTDFIAHISPRTFTRNSETCSKANKWKNGEGLF